In one Pangasianodon hypophthalmus isolate fPanHyp1 chromosome 22, fPanHyp1.pri, whole genome shotgun sequence genomic region, the following are encoded:
- the ackr4b gene encoding atypical chemokine receptor 4b — protein MSFYSDYNFHENYHDHDHYNDSSNHSYYDEDFEDYYTVCDKSDVRSFAGLFLPVVYSLALVVGLAGNSMVVFVYLSQKCLRTLTDVLILNLAFADLLLLFTLPFWVADAVNGWEIGVVACKITSALYTTNFSCSMLLLALISMDRYRALAQSSSNYARPPGNKPRRQMLLLSLLVWIAAFVFGLPDFFLTTVKQHSSGHKSCRAVYPHSMAKAAKASLEVLEVSLSFLLPFLVMMFCYYRVGKTLSQAATTGMREVRKWKAFRVLIAVVGVFLLTQLPYNIVRIIRTLDIIYALVTNCEVSKGLDRATQVTESLALTHCCLNPVLYVFIGSSFKVHMLKLAKRCGQTGRHRDQQNRQPAMEIALKSRTRTNSNAYSESDEEHTSTFSI, from the coding sequence TATGATGAGGACTTTGAAGACTACTACACTGTGTGTGACAAATCGGATGTCCGCTCTTTTGCTGGTCTCTTCCTCCCAGTGGTCTATAGCCTAGCACTTGTGGTAGGCCTGGCTGGAAACTCCATGGTTGTATTTGTCTATCTATCCCAGAAGTGCCTACGGACATTAACAGATGTCCTCATCCTTAACCTGGCCTTTGCggacctcctcctcctcttcacaCTCCCGTTCTGGGTGGCAGATGCTGTAAACGGCTGGGAGATTGGTGTGGTGGCCTGCAAGATAACCTCAGCCCTCTACACCACCAACTTCAGTTGTAGTATGCTTCTGCTAGCCTTAATTAGCATGGATCGATACCGAGCTCTTGCCCAGAGCTCCAGCAATTATGCCAGACCACCTGGAAACAAACCAAGGAGACAGATGCTGCTACTGTCCCTCCTGGTCTGGATTGCAGCCTTCGTGTTCGGCTTGCCAgattttttcctcaccaccgtcaagCAGCACTCCTCTGGACACAAATCCTGCAGGGCAGTGTACCCACATAGTATGGCAAAAGCAGCAAAAGCCAGCTTGGAAGTTCTAGAGGTGTCACTGAGCTTCCTGCTACCCTTCCTTGTGATGATGTTCTGCTATTACCGCGTGGGAAAAACCCTGAGTCAGGCAGCAACAACTGGAATGAGAGAAGTACGGAAGTGGAAGGCCTTCCGGGTCCTGATAGCTGTTGTGGGGGTGTTTCTGTTGACACAGTTGCCATATAACATTGTCAGGATTATACGAACCCTAGACATCATCTACGCTTTGGTGACAAACTGTGAGGTCAGTAAAGGACTGGATCGGGCCACTCAAGTCACAGAGAGCTTGGCACTCACACACTGTTGTCTAAACCCTGTTCTATACGTCTTCATTGGCTCATCCTTCAAGGTGCACATGCTAAAGCTTGCTAAGCGATGTGGACAGACTGGGAGGCACCGTGATCAGCAAAACAGGCAACCTGCAATGGAAATTGCACTAAAATCACGGACCCGCACAAACAGCAATGCATACTCAGAATCAGACGAGGAACATACAAGTACTTTTTCTATCTAG